In the genome of Nocardioides marmoribigeumensis, one region contains:
- the rplV gene encoding 50S ribosomal protein L22 has product MSTMRTNEPSARRESLLGDQPGAFARARYVRITPQKARRVVDMVRGMDVESALVTLQFAPQAAAETVGKILASAVANAETTEGLDAADLVVSQAMVDEGPTMKRWRARAQGRASRINKRTSHITIVVAPAGTVAGTTTQAKKGRKA; this is encoded by the coding sequence ATGAGCACTATGCGCACCAACGAGCCGAGCGCGCGGCGCGAGAGCCTGCTGGGTGACCAGCCGGGCGCCTTCGCCCGCGCCCGCTACGTCCGCATCACGCCGCAGAAGGCACGTCGCGTCGTGGACATGGTCCGTGGGATGGACGTCGAGTCCGCCCTGGTCACCCTGCAGTTCGCGCCGCAGGCCGCGGCCGAGACCGTCGGCAAGATCCTGGCGAGCGCCGTGGCGAACGCCGAGACCACCGAGGGCCTCGACGCCGCGGACCTCGTCGTCTCGCAGGCGATGGTCGACGAGGGCCCGACGATGAAGCGCTGGCGTGCCCGCGCCCAGGGTCGTGCGTCGCGGATCAACAAGCGCACGAGCCACATCACCATCGTGGTCGCACCGGCCGGCACCGTCGCCGGCACGACCACCCAGGCTAAGAAGGGACGGAAGGCCTGA
- the rpsC gene encoding 30S ribosomal protein S3, whose translation MGQKINPNGFRLGISTDHRSRWFPPRGQYKSYVGEDVAIRKLLSKGMERAGISRVEIERTRDRVRVDIHTARPGIVIGRRGAEADRIRGELEKLTGKQVQLNILEVKNPEIDAQLVAQGVAEQLAGRVAFRRAMRKAMQTSMRSGAKGVRIQCSGRLGGAEMSRSEFYREGRVPLHTLRADIDYGFYEAKTTFGRIGVKVWIYKGEVAGTRAEREAQAAARAGAPGRGGRGGGGGRGGERPTRGSRGGERPTRAGREGAPAESTAPAETAAAPAEAAATTGGEA comes from the coding sequence ATGGGTCAGAAGATCAACCCCAACGGGTTCCGCCTCGGCATCTCCACCGACCACCGCAGCCGCTGGTTCCCGCCGCGCGGGCAGTACAAGAGCTACGTGGGCGAGGACGTCGCGATCCGCAAGCTGCTGAGCAAGGGCATGGAGCGCGCCGGCATCTCCCGCGTGGAGATCGAGCGCACCCGTGACCGCGTGCGGGTGGACATCCACACCGCGCGGCCCGGCATCGTGATCGGTCGCCGTGGTGCGGAGGCCGACCGGATCCGTGGCGAGCTCGAGAAGCTCACCGGCAAGCAGGTGCAGCTCAACATCCTCGAGGTGAAGAACCCCGAGATCGACGCGCAGCTGGTCGCCCAGGGCGTCGCGGAGCAGCTGGCGGGCCGTGTGGCCTTCCGCCGCGCGATGCGCAAGGCGATGCAGACCTCGATGCGCTCCGGCGCCAAGGGTGTCCGCATCCAGTGCTCCGGCCGTCTCGGCGGCGCGGAGATGTCGCGCTCGGAGTTCTATCGCGAGGGTCGCGTCCCGCTGCACACGCTGCGTGCCGACATCGACTACGGCTTCTACGAGGCCAAGACCACCTTCGGTCGCATCGGCGTGAAGGTCTGGATCTACAAGGGCGAGGTCGCGGGCACCCGCGCCGAGCGCGAGGCGCAGGCCGCAGCGCGCGCCGGCGCCCCCGGCCGTGGCGGTCGTGGTGGCGGCGGTGGCCGTGGCGGCGAGCGTCCGACCCGTGGCAGCCGCGGCGGCGAGCGTCCGACCCGTGCGGGTCGCGAGGGTGCGCCGGCCGAGTCCACTGCTCCTGCTGAGACCGCGGCCGCTCCGGCCGAGGCCGCGGCGACGACCGGTGGGGAGGCCTGA
- the rplP gene encoding 50S ribosomal protein L16 yields the protein MLMPRRVKHRKQHHPNRRGAAKGGTTLAFGDFGIQAIEGHYVTNRQIESARIAMTRHIKRGGKVWINIYPDRPLTKKPAETRMGSGKGSPEWWIANVKPGRVMFELSGVSEDVAREAMRRAMHKLPMKCRFVSREGGDF from the coding sequence ATGTTGATGCCCCGTAGGGTCAAGCACCGCAAGCAGCACCACCCCAACCGCCGTGGCGCGGCCAAGGGCGGCACCACGCTGGCGTTCGGCGACTTCGGCATCCAGGCGATCGAGGGTCACTACGTGACCAACCGCCAGATCGAGTCGGCCCGTATCGCCATGACCCGGCACATCAAGCGTGGCGGAAAGGTGTGGATCAACATCTACCCCGACCGCCCGCTGACCAAGAAGCCGGCCGAGACCCGCATGGGTTCCGGCAAGGGCTCGCCCGAGTGGTGGATCGCCAACGTCAAGCCCGGCCGCGTCATGTTCGAGCTGTCCGGCGTGTCGGAGGACGTGGCCCGCGAGGCCATGCGCCGCGCGATGCACAAGCTCCCGATGAAGTGCCGTTTCGTGTCACGTGAGGGTGGTGACTTCTGA
- the rpmC gene encoding 50S ribosomal protein L29 has translation MANNSVKAHELDDMSNVDLETKLREAKEELFNLRFQSATGQLESHGRLRSVKRDIARIYTVVRERELGIRQTPGGAA, from the coding sequence ATGGCCAACAACTCCGTGAAGGCCCACGAGCTCGACGACATGAGCAACGTGGACCTGGAGACCAAGCTCCGCGAGGCCAAGGAGGAGCTGTTCAACCTCCGCTTCCAGTCGGCCACCGGCCAGCTGGAGAGCCACGGCCGGCTCCGGTCGGTCAAGCGCGACATCGCCCGCATCTACACCGTGGTGCGTGAGCGAGAGCTGGGGATCCGTCAGACGCCGGGCGGTGCGGCATGA
- the rpsQ gene encoding 30S ribosomal protein S17, with translation MSEGTNVSTTDSTEARPPRKVRTGLVVSDKMDKTVVVLVEDRVKHALYGKVMRRTSKLKAHDEANECGAGDRVQIMETRPLSATKRWRVVQILEKAK, from the coding sequence ATGAGTGAGGGTACGAACGTGAGCACGACTGACTCGACCGAGGCTCGTCCGCCCCGCAAGGTGCGCACCGGTCTCGTGGTGAGCGACAAGATGGACAAGACCGTGGTCGTCCTGGTGGAGGACCGCGTCAAGCACGCGCTGTACGGCAAGGTCATGCGTCGCACCAGCAAGCTCAAGGCCCACGACGAGGCCAACGAGTGCGGTGCGGGTGACCGCGTGCAGATCATGGAGACCCGCCCGCTCTCGGCGACGAAGCGCTGGCGTGTCGTGCAGATCCTGGAGAAGGCGAAATGA
- the rplN gene encoding 50S ribosomal protein L14: protein MIQQESRLKVADNTGAKEILCIRVLGGSGRRYAGIGDIIVATVKDAIPGGNVKKGDVVKAVVVRTVKERRRPDGSYIRFDENAAVILKNDGEPRGTRIFGPVGRELREKKFMKIISLAPEVL from the coding sequence ATGATCCAGCAGGAGTCGCGACTCAAGGTCGCCGACAACACGGGTGCCAAGGAGATCCTCTGCATCCGCGTGCTCGGTGGCTCGGGGCGCCGCTACGCCGGCATCGGCGACATCATCGTCGCCACGGTCAAGGACGCGATCCCCGGCGGCAACGTCAAGAAGGGCGACGTGGTCAAGGCCGTGGTCGTGCGCACCGTCAAGGAGCGCCGCCGTCCCGACGGTTCCTACATCCGATTCGACGAGAACGCCGCCGTGATCCTGAAGAACGACGGGGAGCCGCGAGGCACCCGCATCTTCGGTCCCGTCGGCCGTGAGCTGCGCGAGAAGAAGTTCATGAAGATCATCTCGCTCGCGCCGGAGGTGCTCTGA
- the rplX gene encoding 50S ribosomal protein L24 → MGHKSAKSLNIKKGDTVKVIAGKDKGAEGKVIAVDRETGRVVVEGVNLVKQHTKVLQQGGRAGNTGGIVTREAAIHVSNVMLVAGKNTTRVGFKRVDVDKRRPDGSTYTAQRSVRVSRKSGEEI, encoded by the coding sequence ATGGGCCACAAGTCAGCCAAGAGCCTGAACATCAAGAAGGGCGACACCGTCAAGGTGATCGCCGGCAAGGACAAGGGCGCCGAGGGCAAGGTCATCGCGGTCGACCGCGAGACCGGCCGCGTCGTCGTCGAGGGCGTCAACCTCGTCAAGCAGCACACCAAGGTGCTCCAGCAGGGCGGCCGCGCGGGCAACACCGGCGGCATCGTCACCAGGGAGGCCGCGATCCACGTGTCCAACGTGATGCTGGTCGCCGGCAAGAACACCACCCGGGTGGGCTTCAAGCGGGTCGACGTCGACAAGCGCCGGCCGGACGGCTCGACGTACACCGCCCAGCGCAGCGTCCGCGTGTCGCGCAAGTCCGGTGAGGAGATCTGA